The following are encoded together in the Kribbella voronezhensis genome:
- a CDS encoding PadR family transcriptional regulator: MDTSQLLKGVLDLAVLAVLRDTDGYGYDVLRRLRAAGLEDVADASVYGTLRRLFAAGALTSYVQPSEEGPHRKYYGLNKTGLDLLSESTKTWHHFADTMSVLLQEEAA, from the coding sequence ATGGACACCAGCCAGTTGCTCAAAGGCGTCCTGGACCTCGCCGTACTGGCCGTGCTGCGGGACACCGACGGCTACGGCTACGACGTACTGCGCCGCCTGCGGGCGGCCGGGCTCGAGGACGTCGCGGACGCCTCGGTGTACGGCACGCTCCGCCGGCTGTTCGCGGCCGGCGCCCTGACGTCGTACGTGCAACCCAGCGAGGAAGGCCCGCACCGCAAGTACTACGGGCTGAACAAGACCGGGCTCGATCTGCTCTCGGAGTCGACCAAGACCTGGCACCACTTCGCCGACACGATGTCGGTGCTGCTCCAAGAGGAGGCGGCGTGA
- a CDS encoding MarR family winged helix-turn-helix transcriptional regulator: MTRWLAADEERAWRAIRRLITVLPSRLARDLNQLGLSTADYEVLSTLSEKPGRRWGLKDFAEKMQWSRSRLSHHAARMEARGLIEREPDPADARGSIYHLTDQGFEVLAQAAPGHLESVRGRFVDHLSPEELAVLERVATRIADLPD, from the coding sequence ATGACGCGATGGCTGGCGGCCGACGAAGAGCGGGCCTGGCGGGCGATCCGGCGGCTGATCACCGTGCTGCCGTCGCGGCTGGCCCGGGACCTGAACCAGCTCGGCCTGTCGACCGCCGACTACGAAGTCCTCAGCACGCTGTCGGAGAAGCCCGGCCGGCGTTGGGGCCTGAAGGACTTCGCGGAGAAGATGCAGTGGTCCCGCAGCCGGCTGTCCCACCACGCGGCCCGGATGGAGGCCCGCGGGCTGATCGAGCGCGAGCCGGATCCGGCCGATGCCCGCGGCTCGATCTACCACCTGACCGACCAAGGCTTCGAGGTCCTCGCGCAGGCGGCTCCCGGGCACCTGGAGTCCGTCCGCGGGCGTTTCGTCGACCACCTCAGTCCGGAAGAACTGGCCGTTCTGGAGCGAGTGGCCACGCGGATCGCGGACCTACCGGACTAG
- a CDS encoding 1,4-dihydroxy-2-naphthoyl-CoA synthase: MTEPVQVSEIFDPSAWKQVDGFELTDITYHRAVDAGVVRIAFNRPEVRNAFRPQTVDELYRVLDHARMSTDVGCVLLTGNGPSPRDGGWAFCSGGDQRIRGKDGYKYAEGTTADTIDPAKAGRLHILEVQRLIRFMSKVVICVVPGWAAGGGHSLHVVADLTIASAEHARFKQTDADVASFDGGFGSAYLARQVGQKFAREIFFLGEEYSAEDAYRMGMVNRVVPHAELEAVALDWGRKICAKSPTAQRMLKYSFNLIDDGLVGQQIFAGEATRLAYGTDEAAEGRDSFLEKRPADWSPYPYAF; the protein is encoded by the coding sequence GTGACCGAGCCCGTGCAGGTTTCCGAGATCTTCGACCCGTCGGCCTGGAAGCAGGTGGACGGCTTCGAGCTGACCGACATCACGTACCACCGCGCTGTCGACGCGGGCGTGGTGCGGATCGCCTTCAACCGGCCCGAGGTGCGCAACGCGTTCCGGCCGCAGACGGTCGACGAGCTGTACCGCGTGCTCGACCATGCCCGGATGTCCACCGATGTGGGTTGTGTGCTGCTGACAGGCAACGGGCCGTCGCCGCGTGACGGGGGCTGGGCGTTCTGTTCTGGTGGCGACCAGCGGATCCGGGGCAAGGACGGGTACAAGTACGCCGAGGGGACGACGGCGGACACGATCGATCCGGCGAAGGCGGGGCGGCTGCACATTCTCGAGGTGCAGCGGCTGATCCGGTTCATGTCGAAGGTGGTCATCTGTGTCGTGCCGGGCTGGGCAGCAGGTGGTGGACACAGTCTGCATGTGGTGGCCGACCTGACCATCGCTTCGGCCGAGCATGCGCGGTTCAAGCAGACCGACGCGGACGTGGCCTCGTTCGACGGTGGGTTCGGGTCGGCGTACCTGGCGCGGCAGGTGGGGCAGAAGTTCGCGCGGGAGATCTTCTTCCTGGGTGAGGAGTACTCCGCGGAGGACGCCTACCGGATGGGCATGGTGAACCGGGTCGTGCCGCACGCCGAGCTGGAGGCGGTCGCGCTCGACTGGGGCCGGAAGATCTGCGCGAAGTCGCCGACGGCGCAGCGGATGCTGAAGTACTCGTTCAACCTGATCGACGACGGTCTGGTCGGCCAGCAGATCTTCGCGGGCGAGGCGACCCGGCTCGCCTACGGCACCGACGAGGCCGCCGAGGGCCGCGACTCGTTCCTGGAGAAGCGCCCGGCCGACTGGTCGCCGTACCCGTACGCCTTCTGA
- a CDS encoding helix-turn-helix domain-containing protein yields the protein MNSTDVFAGFVTAVADSLDEPETTGHDLARQVHLSRSHFDRVVAAVAGESPSAFRRRVLLERAAYRLLAEDSGVLDLAIDAGYGSHEAFTRAFSRAYGMPPREWRREPSRRFFLTAPSGVHFQPPAGLRLPATKEARGMDVLVRMVEHHVWLTGEMIERGDRLSAEELDKPIELSVEGIDDDVSIRYLLDRLVWQEEMWLASVEDRPFEVPDCGRQVITPIAELRTRHADAGSRFVALVNRLNEEGRFDETFVDTTCEPPRVFTYGGMVAHVLTFAAHRRSLLVGAFYSAGITDLGFGDPMHFVAG from the coding sequence ATGAACTCCACGGACGTGTTCGCCGGCTTCGTGACCGCGGTCGCCGACAGCCTCGACGAGCCCGAGACGACAGGCCACGACCTGGCTCGCCAGGTGCACCTGTCGCGCTCACATTTCGATCGGGTGGTCGCGGCGGTGGCGGGTGAGTCGCCGTCGGCCTTCCGGCGACGGGTGCTGCTCGAGCGGGCGGCGTACCGGTTGCTCGCCGAGGACTCCGGCGTACTCGACCTCGCGATCGACGCGGGTTACGGGTCGCACGAGGCCTTCACGCGGGCCTTCAGCCGGGCGTACGGGATGCCGCCACGGGAATGGCGGCGGGAGCCGTCACGGCGGTTCTTCCTGACGGCACCGAGCGGGGTTCATTTCCAGCCACCGGCAGGCCTGCGCCTGCCCGCGACGAAAGAGGCGAGAGGGATGGATGTACTGGTCCGGATGGTCGAGCACCACGTGTGGCTCACCGGCGAGATGATCGAACGCGGCGATCGGCTGTCCGCGGAGGAACTGGACAAACCCATCGAGTTGTCGGTGGAGGGGATCGACGACGACGTGTCGATCCGCTACCTGCTGGACCGGCTGGTCTGGCAGGAGGAGATGTGGCTGGCCTCGGTCGAGGACCGGCCGTTCGAGGTACCGGACTGCGGCCGGCAGGTGATCACCCCGATCGCCGAACTGCGCACCAGGCATGCCGACGCCGGCTCGCGATTCGTTGCCCTGGTCAACAGGTTGAACGAGGAAGGCCGCTTCGACGAGACCTTCGTCGACACGACCTGCGAACCGCCGCGGGTCTTCACGTACGGCGGCATGGTCGCGCACGTGCTCACGTTCGCCGCGCACCGGCGCTCGCTGCTCGTCGGCGCGTTCTACTCCGCCGGCATCACCGACCTCGGCTTCGGCGACCCCATGCACTTCGTCGCGGGGTAG
- a CDS encoding HAAS signaling domain-containing protein, whose translation MNSTLTGAVATYLAQVRAELSDLPPGELEDVLDDVAGHLTEVAAEVGQVPTATGLQERLGTPRQYADELRRAAGYPPPKRVPADNKAAGSALRWGLIASTVGPFFLVIALLGRGRDVTAFFGLVGLTALVFSAHLGVKALRGQSPRIVLDTPRGASTAAAIRESIDQIPPNVRRELVTIGQPVWWVARGAVGGASFFAFFGANAVTVVGALAGAALSIWVGRRTQQDARWLWYVVPLNLVAAIIVPAWLAASFVGGPSSIFNNYNDYRGSSSSSYNPPSGLVLDGVSVSNIYPFDEQGRQVHVRLYNQDGQPINLERQDCAMQSSNRPQNELSNFFPLVTVQDDPNAPVDADGVPICKDSDKAPFVPPPAPATSATSSPTPVSSVTPTPSASVKPSATAKPGATLTVPPTR comes from the coding sequence GTGAACAGCACCCTGACCGGAGCGGTCGCGACCTATCTGGCCCAGGTCCGGGCCGAGCTGAGCGACCTGCCGCCGGGCGAGCTCGAGGACGTCCTCGACGACGTCGCCGGCCACCTCACGGAGGTCGCCGCCGAGGTGGGGCAGGTTCCCACGGCGACCGGCCTCCAGGAGCGCCTCGGCACTCCACGCCAGTACGCCGACGAGCTGCGAAGGGCGGCCGGCTACCCGCCGCCGAAGCGCGTCCCGGCCGACAATAAGGCAGCCGGCTCGGCGCTGCGCTGGGGACTGATAGCCAGCACGGTAGGCCCGTTCTTCCTGGTGATCGCGTTGCTGGGCCGTGGTCGTGACGTCACCGCGTTCTTCGGCCTGGTCGGGCTCACCGCCTTGGTCTTCAGCGCTCACCTCGGCGTCAAAGCGCTGCGCGGCCAGTCGCCCCGGATCGTCCTGGACACGCCGCGAGGCGCCAGCACGGCCGCCGCCATCCGCGAGTCCATCGACCAGATCCCGCCGAACGTCCGCCGCGAACTGGTGACCATCGGCCAGCCGGTCTGGTGGGTGGCGCGCGGCGCGGTCGGCGGCGCCTCGTTCTTCGCCTTCTTCGGCGCCAACGCCGTGACTGTCGTCGGCGCCCTGGCCGGCGCGGCCTTGTCGATCTGGGTCGGCCGCCGCACCCAGCAGGACGCCCGCTGGCTCTGGTACGTCGTACCGCTGAACCTCGTCGCCGCGATCATCGTGCCGGCCTGGCTCGCCGCCAGCTTCGTCGGTGGACCGAGCAGCATCTTCAACAACTACAACGACTATCGCGGCAGCAGTTCCAGCAGCTACAACCCGCCCAGTGGTCTCGTCCTGGACGGTGTCTCGGTCTCGAACATCTACCCGTTCGACGAGCAGGGCCGGCAGGTGCATGTCCGGCTCTACAACCAGGACGGTCAGCCGATCAACCTGGAACGGCAGGACTGCGCGATGCAGAGCAGCAACCGGCCGCAGAACGAGCTGAGCAACTTCTTCCCACTCGTCACGGTGCAGGACGACCCGAACGCGCCCGTCGACGCCGACGGCGTTCCCATCTGCAAGGACTCCGACAAGGCACCGTTCGTCCCGCCGCCGGCTCCCGCTACATCGGCAACGTCTTCGCCGACGCCGGTCAGCTCAGTGACGCCGACTCCCAGTGCTTCCGTGAAGCCGTCGGCCACCGCCAAGCCCGGCGCGACGTTGACGGTCCCGCCGACCCGGTAG
- a CDS encoding bifunctional NAD(P)H-dependent oxidoreductase/GNAT family N-acetyltransferase encodes MSKKILVVVASTRPGRLGPAVADWFVRATAGTAAELGVEIEVADLAEVGLPFLDEPEHPSTGIYVHEHTKAWSRQVGAADALVFVTSEYNFAMPATLKNAFDYLSAEWAWKPCLFIGYGNTSAGTRGVQMARGVATSLRMLSIGGDIFLRIAEAFSDGKVIETERLAARAREALTELDHVADVLRPLYRADQEIVPAVLADAPELLVLQRCCWVDEALANDTLELPALLEPEHEVRAGLREWATWCVRIDGRLVGSVRAKLDGDKWHIGRLMVAPDQRHSGLGRRLLAYAESQAPAGVSAITLFTGARSEKNTAFYQKNGYTLSSYAEVPAGAVGLRKPV; translated from the coding sequence ATGTCAAAGAAAATTCTCGTCGTGGTCGCCAGCACCCGTCCCGGCCGACTGGGGCCGGCGGTGGCCGACTGGTTCGTCCGCGCCACAGCCGGTACGGCGGCGGAGCTCGGCGTCGAGATCGAGGTGGCCGACCTGGCCGAGGTCGGGCTGCCCTTCCTCGACGAGCCCGAGCATCCGTCGACCGGGATCTACGTGCATGAGCACACGAAGGCCTGGAGCCGCCAGGTCGGCGCGGCAGACGCGCTCGTGTTCGTCACCAGCGAGTACAACTTCGCGATGCCCGCGACGCTGAAGAACGCCTTCGACTACCTGAGCGCCGAGTGGGCCTGGAAGCCCTGCCTGTTCATCGGTTACGGCAACACCTCGGCCGGCACGCGCGGCGTACAGATGGCTCGTGGCGTGGCGACCTCGCTGCGGATGTTGTCGATCGGAGGTGACATCTTCCTGCGGATCGCCGAGGCTTTCAGTGACGGCAAGGTGATCGAGACCGAGCGGCTGGCAGCGCGCGCCCGGGAGGCGCTGACCGAGTTGGACCACGTGGCCGACGTACTGCGTCCGCTGTACCGGGCCGATCAGGAGATCGTTCCGGCGGTGCTGGCTGATGCGCCTGAGCTCCTTGTCTTGCAGCGATGCTGCTGGGTCGATGAGGCGCTGGCCAACGACACCCTTGAGCTGCCCGCCCTGCTGGAGCCGGAGCACGAAGTACGGGCCGGCTTGCGGGAGTGGGCGACTTGGTGTGTCCGGATCGACGGGCGGCTCGTCGGCTCGGTGCGGGCGAAGCTCGACGGCGACAAGTGGCATATCGGGCGGCTGATGGTCGCTCCCGACCAGCGGCACAGCGGGCTGGGTCGCCGCCTGCTCGCGTACGCCGAGAGTCAGGCGCCCGCGGGTGTCAGCGCCATCACCCTGTTCACCGGAGCCCGCAGCGAGAAGAACACCGCCTTCTACCAGAAGAACGGCTACACGCTCTCGTCGTACGCCGAGGTGCCGGCGGGCGCGGTCGGTCTTCGCAAGCCCGTCTAA
- a CDS encoding nuclear transport factor 2 family protein, protein MTIENLTTDNKTIIQQALAGLLTSGSTEGLEPLLSRDFVHHRPDRDSTRSEWLASIQAALVPLADQQVEVLHLLADDDHVVMHTRRRLPDGGPEIVVVDILRLADGLVVEAWETIEPVADAASHLTWWQLVR, encoded by the coding sequence ATGACGATCGAGAACCTGACCACAGACAACAAGACCATCATCCAGCAGGCGTTGGCCGGCCTGCTCACCTCCGGCAGCACCGAAGGCCTGGAACCCTTGCTGAGCAGGGATTTCGTCCACCACCGGCCGGACCGCGACTCGACCAGGTCCGAATGGCTCGCCTCGATCCAGGCCGCGCTCGTGCCACTGGCCGATCAGCAGGTCGAGGTCCTGCACCTGCTCGCCGACGACGACCACGTCGTGATGCATACCCGGCGGCGGCTCCCCGACGGCGGTCCGGAGATCGTCGTCGTCGACATCCTGCGCCTGGCCGACGGGCTGGTTGTCGAGGCCTGGGAGACCATCGAGCCGGTGGCCGACGCGGCCTCCCACCTGACCTGGTGGCAGCTAGTCCGGTAG
- a CDS encoding LacI family DNA-binding transcriptional regulator, whose amino-acid sequence MNLRAPVTLLDVAQRAGVSVATASRVLNGGDRVPRPELQERVRDAAAALGYTPNAQAQALAKSSTNVVGILVHDIEDPYFAAIANGVMRAADERGLLVMMASTFRDADREIAYLSSLRAQRARAAVMIGSRRTDAEALARTEHEIENFLGSGAGLALVSQAGMPAHTIEPDNRAGAAELARSLVGLGLRKFGVLAGPEALATAVDRREGFIAGLAESGLQPVAVQAGDFTRDGGHAAAEELLDQKLDLDCLFAVNDVMAVGAMSALRARGVDVPGDLAVAGFDDIATLRDVWPGLTTVRLPLEQMGRRALELAVEGGEPTTETFRAEVVLRESTARG is encoded by the coding sequence GTGAATCTGCGAGCACCGGTGACATTGCTGGATGTGGCCCAGCGTGCGGGAGTGTCGGTGGCGACTGCTTCGCGCGTGCTCAACGGCGGGGACCGCGTACCGCGCCCGGAGCTGCAGGAACGCGTCCGGGACGCCGCGGCCGCGCTCGGTTACACGCCGAACGCGCAGGCGCAGGCGCTGGCCAAGTCGTCGACGAACGTGGTCGGCATCCTGGTCCACGACATCGAGGACCCGTACTTCGCGGCGATCGCGAACGGCGTGATGCGGGCCGCCGACGAGCGCGGCCTGCTGGTGATGATGGCCAGCACGTTCCGTGACGCCGACCGTGAGATTGCTTACCTGTCGTCGTTGCGGGCACAGCGGGCCAGGGCCGCGGTGATGATCGGCAGCCGCCGCACCGACGCCGAGGCGCTGGCCCGGACCGAGCACGAGATCGAGAACTTCCTCGGCTCCGGTGCGGGACTGGCACTGGTCAGCCAGGCCGGGATGCCCGCGCACACGATCGAGCCCGACAACCGCGCGGGTGCGGCCGAGCTGGCCCGCTCGCTGGTCGGCCTCGGGTTGCGCAAATTCGGCGTACTGGCCGGGCCCGAGGCGCTGGCGACGGCTGTCGACCGGCGGGAAGGGTTCATCGCTGGGCTTGCCGAGTCAGGGCTGCAGCCGGTCGCAGTACAGGCTGGTGACTTCACCCGCGATGGTGGACATGCGGCAGCCGAGGAGTTGCTGGACCAGAAGCTGGACCTGGACTGCCTCTTCGCGGTCAACGACGTGATGGCGGTCGGCGCGATGTCGGCACTGCGGGCGCGTGGGGTGGACGTGCCGGGCGACCTGGCAGTGGCCGGGTTCGACGACATCGCCACGCTGCGGGACGTCTGGCCGGGGCTGACCACCGTGCGGTTGCCGCTGGAGCAGATGGGCCGCCGCGCGCTGGAGCTGGCCGTCGAAGGTGGCGAGCCGACGACCGAGACCTTCCGGGCCGAGGTCGTACTGCGCGAGAGCACCGCGCGGGGCTGA
- a CDS encoding helix-turn-helix domain-containing protein translates to MQTIGELLRHWRHRRQLSQLDLSIAADVSARHVSLIETGKSRPSAEMILRLADQLDVPLRDRNRLLVAAGFAPRYAERALDGEAMAAAREAIQRVIEAHEPYPAVVFDRRWNLVMTNRAVDPFLATVDPELLRPPMNLVRLALHPRGFAPLIANLADVRSMFRNRIRRQLGAAPDAELTTLYEELLAAGPDEASHPVESEIMIPMIIRLDGRELRLFSTITTFGTPLDITLDEVAIESYYPADPETAAYFRGS, encoded by the coding sequence GTGCAGACGATCGGGGAGCTCCTGCGGCACTGGCGGCACCGCCGGCAACTCAGCCAGCTCGACCTCTCGATCGCCGCCGACGTCTCGGCCCGGCACGTCAGCCTGATCGAGACCGGGAAGTCCAGGCCGAGCGCCGAGATGATCCTCCGGCTCGCGGATCAGCTCGATGTGCCGCTGCGCGACCGCAACCGGCTCCTGGTCGCCGCGGGGTTCGCTCCCCGGTACGCCGAGCGGGCTCTCGACGGCGAGGCGATGGCCGCCGCCCGCGAGGCGATCCAGCGGGTGATCGAGGCCCACGAGCCCTACCCCGCGGTGGTTTTCGACCGTCGGTGGAACCTCGTGATGACCAATCGCGCGGTCGACCCGTTCCTCGCCACCGTCGACCCGGAACTACTGCGGCCACCGATGAACCTGGTCCGGCTGGCCCTGCACCCGCGCGGCTTCGCGCCACTGATCGCCAACCTCGCCGACGTACGATCGATGTTCCGGAACCGGATCAGGCGCCAGCTCGGCGCTGCCCCCGACGCAGAACTCACGACCCTCTACGAGGAACTGCTGGCCGCCGGTCCGGACGAGGCGAGCCATCCGGTCGAGTCCGAGATCATGATCCCGATGATCATCCGTCTCGACGGCCGGGAGCTGCGGTTGTTCTCGACCATCACCACGTTCGGCACACCACTGGACATCACCCTGGACGAGGTCGCCATCGAGTCCTACTACCCGGCCGACCCCGAAACCGCTGCCTACTTCCGCGGCTCTTAG
- a CDS encoding Xaa-Pro dipeptidyl-peptidase, producing MTTVKARVAILVSSAVLCLGAFAGPAHAARMPDAPGEPVSSSAPDVAGVPAHVDARTHSTQPVYDYAGAIRESVYVDTDLDTDSDGQTDKIAVDIVRPRETQAAGVRIPVIMDASPYYSCCGRGNEGEKKTYDENGVIQKMPLYYDNYFVPRGYAMVGVDVVGTSRSDGCGDVGGKDEIASVVAVIDWLNGRNTAHTLDGSPVTADWTNGNVGMIGKSYDGTLANGVAATGVRGLKTIVPISAISSWYDYSRSGGVPYSIDYMPWLGGYVGHDTPACDAVRADLGEQDDDETGDYTAFWAERDYVKDARKVKASVFMTHGLSDYNVQTNHFAQWWTALGQNKVPRKIWLGLEDHVDPFEFRRTEWVDELHKWFDYWLQGLQNNVMREPMATVEAAPDVWRQYPTWPAVTKAVPVPLAEGKLGALGKGTVTVTDDPSLTEDTIVATPSDVIAGRQMFLSAPLPVAIRVSGTPTVTLRIKSDSATTPVTARLIEYGQAQRYAGIRRTGTETCEGENSTFDDACYFTVEKQTEESDFGIVSRGWIDAAHSSSLSRPQPLTPGRWTTVTVPLRAQDEVIPKGRILGLAVTLSDTEWTTPNDTGASIDIDLAGSRLNLPVTAGHVAAPGKVTPIKVKITNPTQRPDLHDHLG from the coding sequence ATGACGACCGTCAAAGCCAGGGTCGCGATCCTGGTCTCGTCCGCTGTGCTCTGCCTGGGAGCGTTCGCCGGTCCGGCCCACGCCGCCAGGATGCCCGACGCGCCCGGCGAACCGGTCTCCTCGAGCGCACCGGACGTGGCCGGTGTCCCCGCGCACGTCGACGCGCGCACGCACAGTACCCAGCCGGTCTACGACTATGCCGGCGCGATCCGCGAGTCCGTGTACGTCGACACCGACCTGGACACCGACTCCGACGGGCAGACCGACAAGATCGCGGTCGACATCGTGCGGCCGCGGGAGACGCAGGCCGCCGGCGTCCGGATCCCCGTCATCATGGACGCCTCGCCGTACTACTCCTGCTGTGGACGCGGCAACGAGGGCGAGAAGAAGACCTACGACGAGAACGGCGTCATCCAGAAGATGCCGTTGTACTACGACAACTACTTCGTCCCGCGCGGCTACGCGATGGTCGGCGTGGACGTGGTCGGCACCAGCCGTTCGGACGGTTGCGGCGACGTCGGCGGCAAGGACGAGATCGCCTCCGTCGTCGCCGTGATCGACTGGCTGAACGGACGCAACACCGCGCACACCCTCGACGGCAGCCCCGTCACGGCCGACTGGACCAACGGCAACGTCGGGATGATCGGCAAGTCGTACGACGGAACGCTCGCCAACGGCGTCGCCGCGACCGGCGTCCGGGGCCTGAAGACCATCGTGCCGATCTCGGCCATCTCCTCGTGGTACGACTACTCCCGCTCCGGCGGCGTGCCGTACTCGATCGACTACATGCCCTGGCTCGGCGGCTACGTCGGCCACGACACCCCGGCCTGTGACGCGGTCCGCGCGGATCTCGGCGAGCAGGACGACGACGAGACCGGCGACTACACCGCCTTCTGGGCCGAGCGGGACTACGTCAAGGACGCCCGCAAGGTGAAGGCTTCCGTGTTCATGACACACGGCCTGAGCGACTACAACGTGCAGACCAACCACTTCGCCCAGTGGTGGACGGCGCTCGGACAGAACAAGGTGCCGCGGAAGATCTGGCTCGGCCTGGAGGACCACGTCGACCCGTTCGAGTTCCGCCGTACCGAGTGGGTCGACGAGCTGCACAAGTGGTTCGACTACTGGCTGCAGGGCCTGCAGAACAACGTGATGCGCGAGCCGATGGCGACCGTCGAGGCCGCACCGGACGTCTGGCGGCAGTACCCGACCTGGCCGGCGGTGACGAAAGCCGTCCCGGTCCCGTTGGCCGAAGGCAAACTAGGTGCCCTGGGCAAGGGAACCGTCACGGTCACCGACGACCCGTCGCTGACCGAGGACACCATCGTGGCCACCCCCTCGGACGTGATCGCGGGCCGGCAGATGTTCCTGTCCGCCCCGCTGCCGGTCGCGATCCGGGTCAGCGGGACGCCGACGGTGACGCTGCGGATCAAGTCCGACTCCGCCACGACCCCCGTCACCGCCCGGCTGATCGAGTACGGCCAGGCCCAGCGGTACGCCGGTATCCGCCGGACCGGCACCGAGACCTGCGAGGGTGAGAACTCCACCTTCGACGACGCCTGTTACTTCACGGTCGAGAAGCAGACCGAGGAGAGCGACTTCGGCATCGTCAGCCGGGGCTGGATCGACGCCGCGCACAGCAGTTCGCTGAGCCGCCCGCAGCCGCTCACCCCCGGCCGCTGGACCACCGTCACGGTGCCGCTCCGGGCGCAGGACGAGGTGATCCCCAAGGGCCGGATCCTCGGCCTCGCCGTGACCTTGAGCGACACCGAATGGACCACCCCGAACGACACCGGTGCCAGCATCGACATCGACCTGGCCGGCAGCAGACTCAACCTCCCGGTGACCGCCGGCCACGTGGCCGCTCCTGGCAAGGTCACCCCGATCAAGGTCAAGATCACCAACCCGACCCAGCGCCCGGACCTGCACGACCACCTCGGCTGA
- a CDS encoding GNAT family N-acetyltransferase, producing the protein MREVSTTAELARIAGADPMIVWCGQGELGGRVRAWSAGDAVAVASPELSMHDRLAVHGPVEDLAGLVAQVLSEDAGLRVFGDEALIRQLADRVPGLTFAAAFGWMHTTVAPSVVTTAAWLDADAGVEELLAEASPDSYAWPGRPGVRRWAGVTSETGELLSIAADAWSAPEIGFLAGVATKPSARGRGLSRQVCAFATAELVKRYGQAGLMVHNHNAAAISLYEKLGYKYRGVAAAHL; encoded by the coding sequence GTGCGTGAAGTGTCAACAACAGCGGAGCTGGCCCGGATTGCCGGCGCGGACCCGATGATCGTTTGGTGTGGGCAAGGCGAGCTCGGAGGCCGCGTTCGCGCCTGGTCCGCCGGAGACGCGGTCGCCGTGGCGTCACCAGAGTTGTCGATGCATGACCGGCTGGCTGTGCACGGCCCGGTGGAAGATCTGGCCGGCTTGGTCGCGCAAGTGCTGAGCGAAGACGCCGGTCTGCGGGTGTTCGGGGACGAGGCGCTGATCCGGCAGTTGGCGGACAGAGTGCCGGGGCTCACCTTCGCGGCGGCCTTCGGCTGGATGCACACCACGGTCGCTCCTTCGGTGGTGACCACTGCGGCCTGGCTGGACGCGGATGCCGGGGTCGAGGAGCTACTGGCGGAAGCCTCGCCCGACTCGTACGCGTGGCCGGGGCGGCCCGGCGTCCGGCGGTGGGCCGGGGTGACTTCGGAGACCGGGGAATTGCTGAGTATCGCGGCGGACGCTTGGAGCGCGCCGGAGATCGGGTTCCTGGCCGGGGTCGCGACCAAGCCGTCGGCGCGAGGACGGGGACTGTCGCGGCAGGTGTGCGCGTTCGCCACGGCCGAGCTGGTCAAGCGGTACGGGCAGGCTGGACTGATGGTCCACAACCACAACGCGGCGGCGATCTCGCTCTACGAGAAGCTGGGCTACAAGTACCGCGGGGTTGCCGCGGCGCATCTGTAG